Sequence from the Natronomonas marina genome:
GCCGACGCGGAGAGGAGGGCTTTTGCCGGGGCGGGACCGAACCGGAGGCATGGACGCGCCGCTGTGGACGGAGACCCACGCCCCCACGCTGTCGGAGTTGCCACAGCCGGAGGCCCGCGAGGGCCTCCAGCGCGCCGTCGAGGAGCCGATGAACCTCGTCGTCTACGGCCCCCGCGGCGCCGGCAAGACGGCCGCCGTCCGGGCGCTCGCGGCGGCGACCCACGCCGACCCCGACAACGACTTCGTGGAGTTGAACGTCGCGGACTTCTTCGACCGGACGAAGAAGGAGATCCGGTCCGATCCTCGGTTCTCGCAGTTCCTCGAGGGCCGCTCGAAGCTCTCGAAGCGCGACATGATAAGCCACGTCCTGAAGGAACAGGCCTCCTACCAGCCGGTCTCCGGGGATTTCCGGACGGTCCTTTTGGACAACGCCGAGGCCATCCGCGAGGACTTCCAGCAGGCGCTGCGCCGCGTCATGGAGCAACACTACGAGGCGACGCAGTTCGTCATCGCGACGCGGCAGCCCTCGAAGCTCATCCCGCCCATCGAGTCGCGCTGCTTCCCCATCCCGATGCGGGCGCCGACCCACGCCGAGACCGTCGAGGTCCTCCAGCGGGTCGTCGACCGGGAGGGCGTCGACCACGACGCCGACGGCCTCGAGTACGTCGCCGGCTACGGCGACGGAGACCTCCGGAAGGCGCTCCTGGGCGCACAGATGGCCGCCGAAGCCGCCGGCGAGGTGACGATGACGGCGGCCTACGAGGCGCTGGGCGACGTCGGGATGGCCGACGAACTGGAGGCGATGCTCGAGGCCGCCGACGCCGGCGAGTTCGCCGACGCCCGCGACGGTCTCGACGAACTGCTCTACGACGAGGGCTTCGAGGGCGAGGAGGTGCTGCGGGAACTGCTGGAGACCGCCCGCGGCCGCTACGACGGCGAGGAACTCGCCCGTCTCTATCGGCTGGCCGGCGAGGTCGACTTCGAGATGTCGGAGGGCAACGGCGACCGGGTCCACATCGGTCGCCTCCTGGCCGAACTCGGGCGATAGGCGCGACCGTTTTCGGCTCGTTCGTCACCGCTCGCAATCCCGCGGCCTCGCTCCGGTCGGCCGCCCTACTGCTCGGCCGAGCGGCTGGCGATGCTCTCCCTGAGGTCGGTCGAGGAGACGATGCCGACGTAGTCGCCGTCGGTGTCCCGGACCGGGAGGTGGTTGATGCCGTAGTTGGTCATCATCGCAGCGACCTCCTCGAGCCGCATGCCGACGTTTATCGACTCGACGGGCGACGTCATCAGGTCGGCGACGTGGGTCCGTTCGGGGTCGCGCCCCTCCGCGACCGCCCCGATGACGTCGGTGCTCGTGATGATGCCGGTCTCGCCGCCCGGCACCAGCAGGGAACTGATGTTCCGCTCGTGCATGGCGGTCGCCGCCTCGCTGACCGTCGCGTCGCTGGCTATCGTCGCCACCGAGGGCGTCATCACGTCCTCCACCTGGCGGTCGTTATCACTGTCCATGCAGGCGCTTTCGGCGCGAACCGCTTGGCCTTTGTCCTTGCCGCAGCGCTCGCTCGGCCGCTACTCCAGGACGTGGACGAACCGGGTCAACGAGCCGTGGACCCGGCGGTCGAACCGCGCGGTGACGGTCCAGCCGGCGGCCTCGCTGGCCCCGTTCCAGGGCCGGTCGCCGACGAGGACGGCCCGCGGCGCGACGCGGCGGGCCTCGGTCAGGGCGCCCTCGACGAGCGCCACCAGGGAGTCGCTCTCGACCTTCGACTGGCGGCCGTAGGGCGCGTCGACGACGACGCCGTCGAAGGCGTCGGCTTCGAAGGGGAGCCGGGTCGCGTCGCCGCGACAGACCTCGAAGCCGCCGTCGAGATAGTGGGCGAGGTTCCGGCGGGCGCCCGCGGCCATCTTCGCCTGCGCGTCGACGCCGACGACCGAGGCGCCCACGAGGCCGGCCTCGACGAGGATGCCGCCGGTGCCGCACATCGGGTCCAGAATCCGCGCACCGGGGCCGGCCCCGGCGACGTTGGCGAGGGCCCGCGCGTCCATCGGGGCCATGCTCCCCGGCTGGAAGAACGGCCTGTCGGTCGGTCGTCTGGCACCGAATCCGCGAGCGGTCTCGGTCTCCAGCCACCCCAGCGCCGCCGTCTCGGAGAACAGCGCGACGAGCGTGTGGTCGGGGTCGTCGAGGTCGACGGCGAAGCCGCGGTCGACGAGGACCGACCCGAGTCGGCGCTCGGCGGCCTGCGTGTCGACGCCGGAAACTCCCCGGACGTCGCGGGCGCGAACGGCGACGGTGTCCGCCGGCGGGTGGTCGATCGACGCCGCCGACAGCAGCGCGACCGCGTCCTCGACGGTCGACTCGCAGGTGCCGACCAGCCGGCAGACCCGCCGGGTGTAGGCCAGCGTCTCCGGCCGGCGGACACCGCGAGCCGTCGCCAGCCCCGGCGCGAGCGCCTCGACGCCGGAGCCGCGACTGGCGGCCTCCCGGCGCGCGAAGGCGTCGTCGTCGCCGGCCAGCTCCAGCAGGTACACGTCACTCCGTCGCCGCCGCCGGCTGTTAAACGGCGCGGTCGCCCCGCCGGTCGTGCGTCGCCCGGGAAACGACCACCTACATTTATAAAGCTTAAATACGTGTTTTAAGTCGAGTCATGCAGGACCCCAAGGAGACCATCAACATCGAGAACGTCGTCGCCTCGACGGGGATCGGACAGGAACTCGACCTACAGAGCGTCGCCATGGACCTCGAGGGTGCGGACTACGACCCCGAGCAGTTCCCCGGCCTCGTCTACCGGACGCAGGAACCCAAGTCGGCCGCGCTCATCTTCCGCTCCGGCAAGATCGTCTGTACCGGCGCCAAGTCCACCGACGACGTCCACGAGTCGCTCCGTATCGTCTTCGACAAGCTACGCGACCTCGAGATCCAGGTCGACGAGGACCCCGAAATCGTCGTCCAGAACATCGTCACCTCGGCGGACCTGGGCCGGAACCTCAATCTGAACGCCATCGCCATCGGCCTCGGTCTGGAGAACATCGAGTACGAACCCGAGCAGTTCCCCGGTCTCGTCTACCGGCTGGACGAACCCGACGTCGTCGCGCTGCTGTTCGGCTCCGGGAAACTCGTCATCACCGGCGGCAAGAAGCCCGAGGACGCCAAGGAGGCCGTCGACAAGATCGTCTCCCGCCTCGAGGAACTCGGCCTGCTCGACGGGTAGCGACACCTACTCCCGTCACCACCACCTACCGCCCGTATGGTCCCGTTGCAGGCAGAAATCGTCGGCGGCGGCCCGCTCGCGCTCGTCGTCACGTTCCTCGTGGCGACGGCTTTTTCGGCCGTCACCCTCCACCTCGCCGCGCTTTGGGTGCTCGGCGACGAGCCACACCAGCACGCCGTCAAGGCCGCACCCGTCCCCGTCCTCATCGCGATGCTGTTCAGCCAGTACAGCCCCGCACTCATCGCTCCCTTCGCCTTCGTCGGCGCCGTCGCCGCCGTCCGGTACGCCTACGGGCTGACGACCCGTGGCGCGGCGCTGGTCTCGGTGTTCTACTTCGCCATCAGCACCATCTTCGCCTTCGCGTTCGCCAACCTCTTTCTCGTGTAGTCGGTGAGTCGGTACCGGAGGCGCCGTCTGGCCTCACTCGCCCTCCACGAACTCGACCTCCCGCCTGGCGTCGCCGCCGCGCCACCGCAACCGGAGCGACACGCTCTCGTAGTCGTCCTCGAAGACGTCGTCTATGGTGTGCAGGCGAGAGGTGGATTCGGTCCCGTCGGGAGGGACCTGAAACGCGATGCGGGGCCCCACCATGACGAGCGGCCCGGCGTAGTGGATACCGGCGACGAAGGTGCCAGGGACGTCGGCGGTGTTGCGGACGGTGACGGTCGAGACCGCTGCCTGCTCGACTGCCTCCACCCGGGATACCCGGTAGGACGCCTCGAACGTTGCCGGGGGGCGTCGCAGTTTCCGGACGAGGTTCTCGTCGAACTCGTGGCGGCCGCCGTCCCAGGACAGCGCGACGCGCTCGTCGTCCAGCGGCTTCGGGAGGCGGGCAGCGAGCCAGCCGGCCCGCCCGATTCGCCCACGACCGTAGGCCCGTCCGAAACCCGCCAAGATACCGCTCCACCCCCCGACATCGGTAGTCGTCTCGTACGTCGCCGTCGGCGTTTCGACGGTGAAGGTGTCCGGCGCTGGCCCGTTCTCCTCGGTGACGATTTCCACGACTATCCACTGGGTGTCACGGCTGCCATACACCCGGTAGGAGTCGGGCGTGTTCGTGTCGACGAGTTCCGGGCGGACCGTCGTGTCGTACACGACCGCCGCTCCGCTCTCATCGGTCGGTGTCCGCGTCTCAGTCGCCGTGGCAGTCCCGGGCGGGGTCCCAGTCGGGGTCTCCGTGTCCGTCCTCGTTGGCGTGCCGTCGCCGTTCTCTCCAGTCCGGAACGA
This genomic interval carries:
- a CDS encoding AAA family ATPase, producing the protein MDAPLWTETHAPTLSELPQPEAREGLQRAVEEPMNLVVYGPRGAGKTAAVRALAAATHADPDNDFVELNVADFFDRTKKEIRSDPRFSQFLEGRSKLSKRDMISHVLKEQASYQPVSGDFRTVLLDNAEAIREDFQQALRRVMEQHYEATQFVIATRQPSKLIPPIESRCFPIPMRAPTHAETVEVLQRVVDREGVDHDADGLEYVAGYGDGDLRKALLGAQMAAEAAGEVTMTAAYEALGDVGMADELEAMLEAADAGEFADARDGLDELLYDEGFEGEEVLRELLETARGRYDGEELARLYRLAGEVDFEMSEGNGDRVHIGRLLAELGR
- a CDS encoding CBS domain-containing protein; protein product: MDSDNDRQVEDVMTPSVATIASDATVSEAATAMHERNISSLLVPGGETGIITSTDVIGAVAEGRDPERTHVADLMTSPVESINVGMRLEEVAAMMTNYGINHLPVRDTDGDYVGIVSSTDLRESIASRSAEQ
- a CDS encoding methyltransferase domain-containing protein, coding for MYLLELAGDDDAFARREAASRGSGVEALAPGLATARGVRRPETLAYTRRVCRLVGTCESTVEDAVALLSAASIDHPPADTVAVRARDVRGVSGVDTQAAERRLGSVLVDRGFAVDLDDPDHTLVALFSETAALGWLETETARGFGARRPTDRPFFQPGSMAPMDARALANVAGAGPGARILDPMCGTGGILVEAGLVGASVVGVDAQAKMAAGARRNLAHYLDGGFEVCRGDATRLPFEADAFDGVVVDAPYGRQSKVESDSLVALVEGALTEARRVAPRAVLVGDRPWNGASEAAGWTVTARFDRRVHGSLTRFVHVLE
- a CDS encoding TATA-box-binding protein, whose protein sequence is MQDPKETINIENVVASTGIGQELDLQSVAMDLEGADYDPEQFPGLVYRTQEPKSAALIFRSGKIVCTGAKSTDDVHESLRIVFDKLRDLEIQVDEDPEIVVQNIVTSADLGRNLNLNAIAIGLGLENIEYEPEQFPGLVYRLDEPDVVALLFGSGKLVITGGKKPEDAKEAVDKIVSRLEELGLLDG
- a CDS encoding DUF7473 family protein, with product MVPLQAEIVGGGPLALVVTFLVATAFSAVTLHLAALWVLGDEPHQHAVKAAPVPVLIAMLFSQYSPALIAPFAFVGAVAAVRYAYGLTTRGAALVSVFYFAISTIFAFAFANLFLV